From the genome of Paracidovorax avenae:
CGGGGCGAGACGCGGACGGTCTCCGGGTCGCCGTCCGTGCCGCCGCGGGCGGTGCGCAGGCGTGCATAGCCGTCCACCTTCTCGAGGTAGAGGGTCTGGCCCGGGAAGATGAGGTGCGGATTGGGGATGGACTGCAGGTTCATGCCCCAGAGTTCGGGCCAGCGCCAGGGACGCAGCAGGTACATGCCGGAGATGCCCCAGAGCGTGTCGCCACGCTTGACGACGTAGGTGTCGGGCGCGTTGGGCGCCAGTTCGGCGAGCGGCACACCGCGCGAGGCCACCTGCTGGGCCGTGGCACGCTGCCCGGCCGTGACGGGATAGTTCTGCGCATGCCCGGCCAGCGGGGCCGCGATGGCCGCGGCGGCGAGCGCGAGCGCGCCCAGGGCCGGTGCCCGCAGGCGGTTGGATGCATTCATGTTCTGGATCCCGTTGCTCTTGCTCTTGTCAGCACACATCGCTAAGCGCCCCTCGCTGGCAGCGGGCCGTCTTGCTGGTGACAAAACTTGCCGGCCGATACGTTACAAATCAACAAGGATTCTGGCCTCAAGCCCCGGATCGGGCAATGATTATTGCCACCGCCCCCAGCGGCGCGACGCGAAAGTGGCGAAAATAGCGACATCTTCGTCCGTTGTCCCATGGCCCTTCTTCCCATCCTCTGCTATCCCGATCCCCGCCTGCACAAGGTGGCCCAGCCCGTCCAGGTAGTGGACGACCGCGTGCGCGCGCTGCTGGACGACATGCTTGAGACCATGTACGACGCGCAGGGCATCGGGCTGGCGGCCACGCAGGTGGACGTCCACGAGCGGATCATCACCATCGACGTGTCCGAGGACCGCGACACGCCCCTGGTGCTGATCAACCCGGAGATCCTCTGGGCCAGCGAGGACAAGCAGGTCGGCGAGGAAGGCTGCCTGTCCGTCCCCGGCATCTACGACGGCGTGGAGCGCTCCACCGCCGTGCGCGTGCAGGCCCTCGACGCGCAGGGGCAGTCCCGCGTCATCGAGGCCGAAGGCCTGCTGGCCATCTGCATCCAGCACGAGATGGACCACCTCCTGGGCAAGGTGTTCGTCGAATACCTCTCCCCCCTCAAGCGCACGCGCATCAAGACCAAGATGCTCAAGCAGCAGCGGGGTGCCCGGGCATGATCGCCCGCACGGCCACGTTCTGGCGCCGCGCCGCGGCGGCCTGCCTGGCCGTGCTGCTGGCCGCCTGCGCGTCGCCCGACTTCCTGCGGCCGGGCGCGCAGCGCAGCGAGGTGCTGCGCGAACTGGGCCAGCCCTA
Proteins encoded in this window:
- the def gene encoding peptide deformylase: MALLPILCYPDPRLHKVAQPVQVVDDRVRALLDDMLETMYDAQGIGLAATQVDVHERIITIDVSEDRDTPLVLINPEILWASEDKQVGEEGCLSVPGIYDGVERSTAVRVQALDAQGQSRVIEAEGLLAICIQHEMDHLLGKVFVEYLSPLKRTRIKTKMLKQQRGARA